In Labilithrix sp., a genomic segment contains:
- the groES gene encoding co-chaperone GroES — protein MNIRPLQDRVILKRVKEEEKTKGGIIIPDTAKEKPIEGEVVAVGNGKLLDDGTVKKLDVKVGDRVLFGKYSGTEVKLDGEERLIVREEDILAVLEK, from the coding sequence ATGAATATCCGTCCCCTGCAGGACCGCGTGATCCTCAAGCGTGTGAAGGAAGAGGAGAAGACCAAGGGCGGGATCATCATCCCCGACACCGCGAAGGAGAAGCCGATCGAGGGTGAGGTCGTTGCGGTCGGCAACGGCAAGCTGCTCGACGACGGCACGGTGAAGAAGCTCGACGTGAAGGTCGGCGACCGCGTGCTCTTCGGCAAGTACAGCGGCACCGAGGTGAAGCTCGATGGTGAGGAGCGCCTCATCGTCCGCGAGGAGGACATCCTCGCCGTCCTCGAGAAGTGA